The window AACGAGTGGATAAAGAAGGCTGTTATCCTTTATTTTCCTACCCGAAGCATGAAAGAAATTAAAGTTGGTCCGTTTGTTTTTCATGATAAAATGGATTTGAAAACCGATTATAAAGCAAATGGTGTTCGTGTAGTTCCGCATGGTATTGCCCGTTATGGCGCATATCTTGCAAAAGGTGTTATCATGATGCCATCGTATGTAAACATTGGCGCTTATGTTGACGAAGGTACCATGGTTGATACATGGGCTACGGTAGGCTCATGTGCTCAAATTGGCAAGCACGTACACCTGAGTGGTGGTGTAGGTATTGGCGGAGTGTTGGAGCCGCTGCAGGCTGCCCCGGTTATTATTGAAGATAACTGTTTCCTGGGGTCAAGAGCCATTGTAGTAGAAGGTGTGCATGTTGAGCATGAAGCCGTTTTGGGTGCTAATGTTGTTTTAACTGCCTCAACCAAAATTATAGATGTAACCCAATCAACCCCGGTTGAATATAAAGGCCGTGTGCCGGCCCGTTCGGTAGTTATACCTGGTTCTTATACCAAAAAATTTCCTGCCGGCGATTACCAGGTTCCCTGCGCACTCATTATCGGCACCCGAAAGGAGTCGACTGATAAAAAAACTTCCCTGAACGACGCGCTGAGAGAAAATAACGTAGCGGTTTAAAAGTTGTAAGTTATACGTTTTACGTTATACGTGTTTTTGAATGCATGTAAACGTAAAACGTACAACGTAAAACGTACAACATGAAAATAGGATATGATGCCAAGCGCGTTTTTTTTAATAACACAGGGCTGGGTAATTACAGCCGCTGGCTTATTAAAACGGTAGCTTATTTTCACACCGAAAATTCCTGCATTTTATATACGCCGAAGGCGAAAACTAATCCCCGGCTTGGCTTTCTTGCTCATTTTACCAATATTCATACTGTAACTCCGGCAAGTAAGTTATTTATCTCCTGGTGGCGCAGCAAGGGTATTGTAAATGATTTAAAGCGCGATAGCATCGAACTATACCACGGGCTTAGTCATGAACTACCCGCAGGCATAAGGCAAAGCGGCATCCCATCGGTAGTTACTGTTCATGACCTTATATTCATGCGGTTTCCAAAGCAATTTGGATGGTTCAATTGCTATATCTATCGTGCTAAATTGAAACATGCCTGCCGGGTGGCCGATAAAATTATTGCTATAAGCCAAAAAACAAAAGATGATCTTATTGAATTGCTGCAAATTGAACCGGACAAAATAGCGGTGATTTACCAGGGCTGCGATGTAGCATTTGATGTGGCGCAAACTGCAGCGCAAAAAGCCGCGGTAAAATTAAAATATAATTTGCCTGATAAGTACTTGCTTAGCGTAGGTACTATTGAAGAGCGTAAAAACCTTTTACTAATAGCCAAAGCGCTACAAGATATTGATAACAGCTTGCCCTTGGTTGTAGTGGGTAAAACAACCAAATACATTGATGAGGTTACCGCTTATCTGGCTGCCAATAATTTAACCCACAGGGTTACATTTTTAAACAATGTGAGGTTTGATGATTTGCCGGCCATTTATCAATTGGCATCGGTTTTCATATATCCTTCAAGGTACGAAGGTTTTGGTATTCCGATATTGGAGGCTTTAAATTCCGGTGTTCCGGTTATAGCCGCCACAGGATCATGCCTGGAAGAGGCCGGCGGGCCGGGTAGCCGGTATGTTGACCCTGATGACGCGGTTGGTTTGGCTAAAGAGGTGAACCAGATCCTTGGGGATGATATTTTAAGGCAAACAATGATTAACCGGGGCATTGAGCATGCCGCCAACTTTAACGATGATAAACTGGCGCTGCAGTTGCAGCAGCTATACACTAATATATTGAACAATGCTTAGAGACGAAGTTGCCAACGCATTTAAAGTATTACAGGATGGAGGCATTATCCTGTATCCAACAGATACTATTTGGGGCATAGGTTGTGACGCCACCAATACTGAAGCTATCAAAAAAATATTTCGCCTTAAACAGCGTGATGAAGCTAAAAGTATGGTAATATTGGTTGATACCGAAAATAAGCTGGAAAGCTACGTACAGGAAGTAAACCCTTTAGCGTATGACCTGATTGAGTATGCCGAAAATCCGTTGACGCTGGTAATGCCTGGCGCAAAAAACCTGTCGCCAGCGGTAATAGCCGCTGATGGAAGCGTAGCTATCCGCGTAAGCAATCATGAATTTTGCAAACAATTAATACAGCGGCTGCGCAAGCCCCTGGTTTCTACATCGGCCAACATCAGCGGTAAGCCATCGCCTCAATATTTTTCGCAAATTGACCAGGAAATCATCGATGGGGTTGACTATGTAGTTGACCTGGAACAGCACAGTAAAGAAATCCGCAATCCATCAACAATCATGAAGCTGGCACCTGACGGGAGTTTTGAGTTTATACGCAGGTAAAGAGGTAAGAATTGAGAGTCAAGAATTAAGACAGTAGAATTGGACAAAATCCCGTCATTGCGAGGTACGAAGCAATCTCTTTAGGACAATTTACGAACCTTTTATTGCCAACTTTCAGGCCTACTAAGCATATCGGGGATTGCTTCGTGCCTCGCAATGACGGGCGACGAAGCATGGAATCTACCTTAATTCCCCGCTCTTTCGCTGCTTTCGCTTAGGCGTTTAATCAGCTCATCATTAAATTCCTGTTCGCTTTTGTAAAGCATACTCACTTTTTCGGGAGGAAGAATTTTAGCAAAGGCGTCTCTGTAACGCTTGCGGATGGCCACCAGCTGGCTTTCGTAATAAATCTCTTTATCTATTTGTTCGGTACCGTTTGATGCCGCTTTGGAGTTATTTAGGCGCTTCAGGATGCGTACGGCTGTTAATTCCTGCTGATAAGAACGATATAACGGCCAAAACTTGCGGCCTTCGGCGTCACTTAGGTCAAGCTGCCTGCTAATATAGTTATTACGGGCCGCCTCAAGCTTGGCACCCGTTCCTTTTTTAAGCTTTGTATTAGGGGCAACCCTTCCGGCAGGTACCAATTGTTCCTGCGCGTGCAATTGGTAGCCCATTGCTACAAAAAAAAGTACCGTAAAAATATGCCTGATCAATTTAACCATTAAAACTCCTCATTAATTAGCATCTATATAATCCGACAGATTCTCGTCCACGTTAGAACTATTACTTTTCTGATTGGCATCTATTAACGTGCGGGTATCGCTCGCGTCGCTGTGCAATTCCAGGTAACTTTTTATTTCATCTACCGGTACAGACGACACCTGCTCATGTAAAAACGAGTGGTTATGATCTGGTACAGAATTACCTTTAAGCAAAACAGTAATGCTTATCAACACCGCGAAACATGCAGCAGTAGCATATCTGAATGTACCGGATGCAAGCATCTTGCGCACAATACTACGTTTATCAACAGCCTGTTTAAAGCTGATAACATTGTCGGTTTCTTCAACCTCAACGGTTATAACCTCGTTAACTGTTTTATTTAAAATGTTTTGGCTTAGCTGCTCAAAATAATTTGCCGGCACTGTAAAAGTTTCGGCGTCATTATTCATTAACTCCTCAACCGCTATGCGGCTTTGGATATTACTGCTTAACTCGTCAAAATAATTTTCAGGTATCGAAAAACCTTCATCCTGGCCATCTAAGTATTCTTCGATAGCCACCCTGCTTTGGATGTTATTATCCAGTTCCTCGAAATAATTTTCGGGAACGCTAAAACTCTCAGCGTCATTATTCACGTATTGCTCAATGGCAATCCTGCTTTGGATTTGGCTGGCTTGTTCGTCAAAAAAATTTTCGGGCGTAGTAAAACCGGTCTCTTCAGTACCTAAAGCTGCCTGGATATTAATGCGGCTTTGTATGTTGCTGTTTAATTGTTCAAAGTAATTTTCAGGAATAGTAAACCCTTCTGATGAGCTTTTAAGCTCTTCCAGCCTGATGCGTGATGTTATATGCTGCGCTAATTCGTCGAAATAGCCAGCAGGCACTAAAAACGGGTTGTTTGCGCCAACCTGCTTTAGTGACTTATAGTCATCCAGCCATTCCCTATTGTCCATATCGCTTTTCATACATAACTATAGATGAACAAAGTGCTAAAAGGTTTAACGTAATTCTGAATTAATTCTGAATTTAATCTTTTGAGATTAAATACGCCTCTATCTTCTTGACTGCCAGGTGAAAAGAGGCTTTTAAAGCACCTACACTTGTACCCAATACTGCCGAAATTTCTTCATACTTCATATCCTCATAATATTTCATATTGAATACAAGCTTTTGTTTTTCTGGCAGGGTAAGCAATGCCTCCTGCAATTTACGCTGTGCCGCATCGCCATTAAAATAGCTTGAATCGGCCAGTGTATCGGCAAGTTCATAAGCAACATCATCCAACGAAACATTATTTTTAAGTTTTTTCTTATTCAAAAAAGTAATGCATTCGTTGGATGCTATGCGGTACATCCAGGTATACAGCTGCGCATCATTTCTGAAGCCCAGCAGATTTTTCCAAACTTTTACAAAAACATCCTGGGTAAGGTCGTCTGCATCGTCATGGTCAATAACCATACGCCTTACGTGCCAGTAAATTTTTTGCTGGTATTTTTTAAGCAACAGGTTAAACGCTTCGTTACGCGTCCGCTCGTCCTGGAATTTGCTTAAAATCTCTGAATCTTCTACCTGCACCGACATTTTATAATTTTTATAGTTAAATGCTAATTAAGCATTTTTGTTTTTTCTTTCGATAACCTTTTTAACGGCCAGCACAATATGTTCTGCATCTAAACCGTATTTGGTCATCAGTTGCTCAGGTGTGCCGCTTTCGCCAAAGCTATCGTTCACAGCTACAAATTCCTGCGGGGTAGGATTGTTAACAGCCAGCAATTGCGCTATGCTATCACCCAAACCTCCAAGGCGGTTATGTTCTTCGGCAGTTACCACGCAACCTGTTTTAGCTACCGATTTTAATACAGCTTCGGCATCCAAAGGTTTGATGGTGTGGATGTTAATAATCTCGGCATCAATACCTTCTTCTGCAAGTTTTTCGCCTGCTAAAATAGCTTCCCAAACCAGGTGACCAGTGGCAAATATACTAACATCTGCGCCTTCATTTACCATCCACGCTTTACCGATCTCGAATTTTTGGTCGGGATCTGTAAAAATAGGAACAACCGGGCGGCCAAAACGCAGGTAAACCGGGCCTTCATATTCGGCAATAGCCATGGTAGCTGCTTTGGTTTGGTTATAATCGCAAGGGTTAATTACGGTCATTCCGGGCAGCATTTTCATCATGCCTATATCCTCCAATATCTGGTGGGTTGCACCATCTTCGCCCAAAGTTAAACCAGCGTGCGACGCGCAAACTTTAACGTTCTTGTTTGAGTAGGCTATTGACTGGCGAATTTGATCAAAAACCCTGCCGGTTGAAAAGTTAGCAAAGGTACCTGTAAAAGGTATTTTACCACCAATGGTCATCCCTGCGGCAATACACATCATGTTTGCTTCGGCAATACCAACCTGTACAAAGCGCTCAGGAAATTCTTTAATAAAATCATTCATTTTTAACGATCCAATAAGGTCGGCGCAAAGGGCAACCACCTGGTCGTTTTTTCTGCCGGCTTCCAGCAGCCCGGCGCCAAAGCCCGAGCGGGTATCTTTTTTATCTGTATAAGTATACTTTTTCATTTCTGTTGAGATATGGTTTTACGTGGTACGTAATACGTTGTACGTCGGACGTGTTACGTTGTACGTGGTATGTTTTGCGTTTTATGATAATTAGTATTAGTTGATCTGTTATTTTCCTGGAAGACGTAGAACGTAAAACGTCCCACTTACAACCTAAATAACATGCTCAGCCTAATAGTCGCCCAAAGTTTCTTCTAACTGTGCCAATGCCAATTTAAGCTGCTCGTCGTTAGGGGCAACACCATGCCATTTGTGGCTGCCAACCATAAAATCAACGCCGTAACCCATTTCGGTGTGCATCAATATCATAATAGGTTTGCCCTGGCCTGTGCGGCTTTTAGCCAACTCCAATGTTTTAACAACATCGGCCATATCATTACCTTTCATCTCCAAAACATCCCATCCAAAAGCTACCCATTTGGCATGCAAATCGCCAAGGGACAATACCAGATTGGTTGGCCCATCAATTTGCTGGCCGTTAACATCAATAGTCGAAATTAAATTATCAACCTTGTTGTGCGGTGCAAACATGGCTGCTTCCCAAATTTGGCCTTCCTGTAACTCGCCATCACCGTGTAAAGTGTATACTAATGATTTATCGCCATTCAGTTTCTTAGCCAAGGCAGCGCCAATAGCAACAGATAAGCCCTGGCCTAATGAACCGGATGCAATGCGCACTCCCGGTAAATGCTCATGCGTAGTGGGGTGGCCCTGTAAGCGGGTATTTAGCTTACGGAAAGTTGCCAGTTCTGCTTTATCATAATAGCCGGCGTGTGCCAGGGTGCTGTAAAACACCGGCGAAATATGGCCGTTTGATAAAAAGAAAAGGTCTTCGCCAATACCATCCATGTTGAATTTAGGATCGTGGTTCATCGCCTCGAAATAAAGGGCGGTAAAAAAATCTGTGCAACCTAATGATCCACCAGGGTGGCCCGATTGACAACCATGTACCATACGTACAATGTCGCGCCTGATTTGCGACGCGGTTTTTTCTAAGTCTTGAATTGTTGATTTCATTATTAATTTAGGAAACTGAACGGCTAAAGTAAAAATAATTATTGTTCTTTTAACACTTATTTTACTAAGTCGAGTATTTGTTGTGATGAGTTCTTGGTATCTACCTTGCTGATAACGTGGCTAATAGTGCCATCGCCGTCAATAATGAAGGTAGTGCGGGCGGTACCCATGTATTGCTTGCCATACATATTCTTCTCCACCCAAACGCCGTAGGCCTCTACAATAGATTTTTCTTCGTCGGCTATAAGCGTAAAAGGCAGGCTATATTTGGTTTCGAATTTTTTATGCGATTTTTCGTCGTCGGTGCTTACGCCAATTACTTCGTAACCTTTGCTTAGTAACGATTGGTAGTTATCCCTGAAATCGCATGATTCTGCAGTACAACCAGGGGTATCGTCTTTGGGATAGAAATATAAGATCACATTTTTACCCTTATAGTCAGATAAAGAAACGGTTTTTCCGTTTTGATCTTTTGCTGTAAAGTCGGGGGC is drawn from Mucilaginibacter ginsenosidivorax and contains these coding sequences:
- a CDS encoding glycosyltransferase family 4 protein, producing MKIGYDAKRVFFNNTGLGNYSRWLIKTVAYFHTENSCILYTPKAKTNPRLGFLAHFTNIHTVTPASKLFISWWRSKGIVNDLKRDSIELYHGLSHELPAGIRQSGIPSVVTVHDLIFMRFPKQFGWFNCYIYRAKLKHACRVADKIIAISQKTKDDLIELLQIEPDKIAVIYQGCDVAFDVAQTAAQKAAVKLKYNLPDKYLLSVGTIEERKNLLLIAKALQDIDNSLPLVVVGKTTKYIDEVTAYLAANNLTHRVTFLNNVRFDDLPAIYQLASVFIYPSRYEGFGIPILEALNSGVPVIAATGSCLEEAGGPGSRYVDPDDAVGLAKEVNQILGDDILRQTMINRGIEHAANFNDDKLALQLQQLYTNILNNA
- the bcp gene encoding thioredoxin-dependent thiol peroxidase, coding for MSTLKEGDKAPDFTAKDQNGKTVSLSDYKGKNVILYFYPKDDTPGCTAESCDFRDNYQSLLSKGYEVIGVSTDDEKSHKKFETKYSLPFTLIADEEKSIVEAYGVWVEKNMYGKQYMGTARTTFIIDGDGTISHVISKVDTKNSSQQILDLVK
- a CDS encoding transketolase, with amino-acid sequence MKSTIQDLEKTASQIRRDIVRMVHGCQSGHPGGSLGCTDFFTALYFEAMNHDPKFNMDGIGEDLFFLSNGHISPVFYSTLAHAGYYDKAELATFRKLNTRLQGHPTTHEHLPGVRIASGSLGQGLSVAIGAALAKKLNGDKSLVYTLHGDGELQEGQIWEAAMFAPHNKVDNLISTIDVNGQQIDGPTNLVLSLGDLHAKWVAFGWDVLEMKGNDMADVVKTLELAKSRTGQGKPIMILMHTEMGYGVDFMVGSHKWHGVAPNDEQLKLALAQLEETLGDY
- a CDS encoding transketolase family protein — protein: MKKYTYTDKKDTRSGFGAGLLEAGRKNDQVVALCADLIGSLKMNDFIKEFPERFVQVGIAEANMMCIAAGMTIGGKIPFTGTFANFSTGRVFDQIRQSIAYSNKNVKVCASHAGLTLGEDGATHQILEDIGMMKMLPGMTVINPCDYNQTKAATMAIAEYEGPVYLRFGRPVVPIFTDPDQKFEIGKAWMVNEGADVSIFATGHLVWEAILAGEKLAEEGIDAEIINIHTIKPLDAEAVLKSVAKTGCVVTAEEHNRLGGLGDSIAQLLAVNNPTPQEFVAVNDSFGESGTPEQLMTKYGLDAEHIVLAVKKVIERKNKNA
- a CDS encoding 2,3,4,5-tetrahydropyridine-2,6-dicarboxylate N-succinyltransferase translates to MQDLKKMIEDAWEDRNLLNYNEYITAIETVVERLDKGEIRVAEMIGTRWHVNEWIKKAVILYFPTRSMKEIKVGPFVFHDKMDLKTDYKANGVRVVPHGIARYGAYLAKGVIMMPSYVNIGAYVDEGTMVDTWATVGSCAQIGKHVHLSGGVGIGGVLEPLQAAPVIIEDNCFLGSRAIVVEGVHVEHEAVLGANVVLTASTKIIDVTQSTPVEYKGRVPARSVVIPGSYTKKFPAGDYQVPCALIIGTRKESTDKKTSLNDALRENNVAV
- a CDS encoding RNA polymerase sigma factor codes for the protein MSVQVEDSEILSKFQDERTRNEAFNLLLKKYQQKIYWHVRRMVIDHDDADDLTQDVFVKVWKNLLGFRNDAQLYTWMYRIASNECITFLNKKKLKNNVSLDDVAYELADTLADSSYFNGDAAQRKLQEALLTLPEKQKLVFNMKYYEDMKYEEISAVLGTSVGALKASFHLAVKKIEAYLISKD
- a CDS encoding L-threonylcarbamoyladenylate synthase, whose amino-acid sequence is MLRDEVANAFKVLQDGGIILYPTDTIWGIGCDATNTEAIKKIFRLKQRDEAKSMVILVDTENKLESYVQEVNPLAYDLIEYAENPLTLVMPGAKNLSPAVIAADGSVAIRVSNHEFCKQLIQRLRKPLVSTSANISGKPSPQYFSQIDQEIIDGVDYVVDLEQHSKEIRNPSTIMKLAPDGSFEFIRR